From the Oleiharenicola lentus genome, one window contains:
- a CDS encoding PP2C family protein-serine/threonine phosphatase translates to MSLFLLGALLSAVIVYAFYWRAQREAARLQEENQVLMEERQIVIDYMHTMVDAVGERLPRDELFQRIVHAAILSTGALSACIFEKGNDNLMRGVAVEGLFPPHRPIPDTQRMKMGTRAKFIEQVLKSETFPVGEGLVGRVAATGRGELIANAAADPRMVRHDDTALAVRSVIAAPILVRKRLVGVLCVCNPADGQPFTETDYSLVEALAEQAGLAVHNADFLALQVEKQRLDLDLGLASDIQQMLLPRSMPMVPGVDLDARYLAAQKVSGDLYDVFELGYGRLGLAVADVSGKGVSASLLMASCRTALRQIAPAHFSPAKVLTELNRALAGDMREGTYITMVYAVVDATRNSLIFARAGHERPLVSRRSASAGGFVSEFVASEGMPLGLVEPALFESVIEDKAAEFLPGATLLLYTDGLTEAPNAEDKEFGGARLADALRSAHAGSARQINDAILQSVQNFTGAAGLRDDYTLLTVKRV, encoded by the coding sequence ATGTCCCTGTTCCTCCTCGGAGCCCTGCTGAGCGCGGTGATCGTTTACGCGTTCTACTGGCGTGCCCAGCGAGAGGCGGCGCGGCTGCAGGAGGAGAACCAGGTGCTAATGGAGGAGCGGCAGATCGTGATCGACTACATGCACACGATGGTGGACGCCGTGGGCGAGCGGCTGCCGCGCGACGAGCTGTTCCAACGCATCGTGCATGCGGCGATCCTGAGCACCGGGGCGCTGAGCGCCTGCATCTTCGAGAAGGGGAACGATAACCTGATGCGCGGCGTGGCCGTCGAGGGGCTGTTCCCGCCGCACCGGCCGATCCCCGACACCCAGCGCATGAAGATGGGCACACGCGCCAAGTTCATCGAACAGGTGCTCAAGTCGGAAACCTTTCCCGTCGGCGAAGGACTTGTCGGCCGCGTGGCCGCCACGGGTCGCGGCGAACTGATCGCCAACGCCGCCGCTGACCCGCGCATGGTCCGGCACGACGACACGGCGCTCGCGGTGCGCTCGGTCATCGCCGCGCCCATCCTCGTCCGCAAGCGCCTCGTCGGCGTGCTCTGCGTGTGCAATCCGGCCGACGGCCAGCCTTTCACCGAGACAGACTATTCGCTGGTCGAGGCCCTGGCCGAGCAGGCCGGCCTGGCGGTGCACAACGCCGACTTCCTCGCGTTGCAGGTGGAAAAACAGCGGCTCGACCTCGATCTCGGCCTGGCGAGCGACATCCAGCAGATGCTCCTGCCGCGCAGCATGCCCATGGTCCCCGGCGTGGACTTGGATGCCCGCTACCTGGCGGCACAGAAGGTGAGCGGCGATCTCTACGATGTGTTCGAGCTGGGCTACGGCCGGCTGGGCCTCGCGGTGGCCGACGTCTCCGGCAAAGGCGTATCGGCCTCGCTGCTGATGGCGAGTTGCCGCACGGCGCTCCGCCAGATTGCACCGGCGCACTTCTCGCCCGCCAAGGTGCTCACCGAGTTGAACCGGGCCCTGGCGGGCGACATGCGGGAGGGAACCTACATCACGATGGTTTATGCCGTGGTGGACGCCACGCGCAACAGCCTGATCTTCGCGCGCGCGGGACACGAGCGTCCGCTGGTGTCGCGCCGCAGCGCCAGCGCGGGGGGCTTTGTGAGCGAGTTTGTGGCGAGCGAGGGCATGCCACTGGGCCTGGTGGAACCGGCCCTGTTCGAGTCGGTGATCGAGGACAAAGCCGCCGAGTTTCTGCCCGGAGCAACGCTGTTGCTCTACACTGACGGCCTGACGGAGGCGCCCAACGCCGAGGACAAGGAGTTTGGCGGCGCGCGCCTGGCGGACGCCCTGCGCAGCGCGCACGCCGGTTCCGCCCGCCAGATTAACGACGCCATCCTGCAGTCGGTGCAAAATTTCACCGGTGCAGCCGGGCTGCGGGACGATTATACGTTGCTGACGGTCAAACGGGTCTGA
- the ileS gene encoding isoleucine--tRNA ligase — translation MAQDLKNSLLLPKTDFPMRADLVKREPGRVAHWEKLGLYDKIQAKRAGKPAFVLHDGPPFTNGDVHIGTALNKSLKDFVNRYKSMRGFRTPYVPGWDCHGLPIEQKVSREIKDQNLTLTTAEMRAKCDEFSEGWIAKQKSQFKRIGVLADWANEYKTKAPAFEADILRTFAAFVEQGLVYRSKKPVYWSIPFETALAEAEIEYKDHTSVAIWVKFAVPAAEAAKFGLPTDKPLSIVIWTTTPWTIPANLAIALHPEVEYAVADLGAERIIVASALLGSVASAAKIEPQPSVVQTVAGAKLEKLAARHPLIDRASPVVLADYVTTDSGTGAVHTAPGHGAEDYQTGLKNGLEVYCPVGDDGKYLNDGRVPADLVGLTTLETVEDLAAKKPSPANLAVLKKLAEANALLAKAKYQHSYPHCWRSKTPIIFRAVDQWFVSLDKAGHRQIALSEIAKIAANQGWIPAWGEARIRGAVESRPDWCISRQRSWGVPIIAFYGPDKQAYLDAGVVRAVADKIAAKGTNFWYDASAAEILDGVKLPAGWPAATELTCGRDTLDVWIDSGSTQAAVLKRGQGGTSWPADLYLEGSDQHRGWFQSSLWNSVIASGAAPYKAVLTHGFIVDKNRQKISKSSTYQKPQTADAYIAQHGADVIRLWIASQDFRDDIPVDDEILKNVGEAYRLFRNTFRFQLSNLFDFDAAQHAVPVAAMDALDRWALHQTATLITECTKAYDAYEFHRVYQLCNQFCSVTLSAVYHDILKDRLYTLGAAHPLRRSSQTAIAAIFEALVKLLAPFLTFTADEAWSFAKTGKEYSDDSIHLQDWPLAPSEWTNPSLAAEFDQLLKLRAKATETLEPLRQAGSIGKSLDAIVTIHRQSANPTPDSALLEKYLSKLPELFIVSDVLLSETTNPNLGELTITTATEAGLTRCPRCWRWVPKIVSTPHGEVCPRCAEALNS, via the coding sequence ATGGCCCAAGACCTGAAAAATTCCCTGCTGCTTCCGAAGACGGATTTCCCCATGCGGGCGGACCTCGTCAAACGCGAGCCGGGCCGGGTCGCCCACTGGGAAAAGCTGGGCCTTTACGACAAAATCCAGGCCAAACGCGCCGGGAAACCCGCCTTTGTCCTCCACGACGGCCCCCCGTTCACCAACGGCGACGTTCACATCGGCACCGCGCTCAACAAGTCGCTCAAGGATTTCGTCAACCGCTACAAGTCCATGCGCGGCTTCCGCACGCCCTACGTGCCCGGTTGGGACTGCCACGGCCTGCCCATCGAGCAGAAGGTCAGCCGCGAGATCAAGGACCAGAACCTCACGCTCACGACCGCCGAGATGCGCGCGAAGTGCGACGAGTTTTCCGAAGGCTGGATCGCCAAGCAGAAGAGCCAGTTCAAACGCATCGGCGTGCTCGCCGACTGGGCGAACGAATACAAGACCAAGGCCCCGGCCTTCGAGGCTGACATCCTTCGCACTTTCGCCGCCTTCGTTGAACAGGGTCTCGTCTATCGCAGCAAGAAGCCTGTTTACTGGAGCATCCCCTTCGAGACCGCCCTCGCCGAGGCCGAGATCGAATACAAGGACCACACCTCTGTCGCCATCTGGGTGAAGTTCGCCGTGCCCGCCGCCGAGGCTGCGAAGTTCGGCCTGCCGACGGACAAGCCGCTCTCCATCGTCATTTGGACGACCACGCCTTGGACGATTCCCGCCAACCTCGCGATCGCGCTGCATCCGGAGGTGGAATACGCCGTCGCCGACCTCGGTGCCGAACGCATCATCGTCGCCTCGGCGTTGCTTGGCTCCGTCGCCTCTGCGGCGAAGATCGAGCCGCAGCCGTCGGTCGTGCAAACCGTCGCTGGCGCCAAACTCGAGAAGCTCGCGGCCCGCCACCCCTTAATTGACCGCGCCTCGCCCGTCGTGCTCGCGGACTACGTCACGACCGACAGCGGCACCGGCGCCGTCCACACCGCCCCCGGCCACGGTGCGGAGGATTATCAGACCGGCCTGAAGAACGGCCTCGAGGTTTACTGCCCGGTTGGCGACGACGGCAAATACCTCAACGACGGCCGCGTCCCCGCCGACCTCGTCGGCCTGACCACGCTCGAAACCGTCGAGGACCTCGCCGCCAAGAAGCCCTCGCCCGCCAATCTCGCCGTCCTCAAGAAGCTCGCCGAGGCCAACGCGCTCCTCGCCAAGGCCAAATACCAGCACAGCTACCCGCATTGCTGGCGCTCGAAGACCCCGATCATTTTCCGCGCGGTGGACCAGTGGTTCGTCTCCTTGGACAAGGCCGGCCACCGCCAGATCGCCCTATCTGAAATTGCCAAGATCGCGGCCAACCAGGGTTGGATTCCCGCTTGGGGCGAGGCCCGCATCCGCGGCGCCGTCGAGTCGCGGCCCGACTGGTGCATCAGCCGGCAACGCTCGTGGGGCGTGCCGATCATCGCCTTCTACGGCCCTGACAAACAAGCCTACCTTGACGCCGGGGTTGTCCGCGCCGTGGCCGACAAGATCGCCGCCAAGGGCACCAATTTCTGGTATGACGCCTCCGCCGCCGAGATTCTTGACGGTGTAAAGCTCCCCGCCGGCTGGCCCGCCGCGACCGAACTCACCTGCGGCCGCGACACTCTCGACGTGTGGATCGATTCCGGCTCCACCCAGGCTGCCGTGCTCAAGCGGGGTCAGGGCGGCACCTCCTGGCCGGCCGACCTCTACCTCGAGGGCAGCGACCAGCACCGCGGCTGGTTCCAGTCCTCCCTCTGGAACAGCGTCATCGCCTCGGGCGCCGCGCCCTACAAAGCCGTTCTCACCCACGGGTTCATCGTGGACAAGAACCGCCAGAAGATTTCCAAGAGCTCGACCTACCAAAAGCCCCAGACCGCCGACGCCTACATCGCGCAGCACGGCGCCGACGTCATCCGCCTCTGGATCGCCTCGCAGGACTTCCGCGACGACATCCCCGTGGACGACGAGATACTGAAGAACGTCGGGGAGGCCTACCGTCTTTTCCGCAACACCTTCCGGTTCCAGCTCTCCAATCTGTTCGACTTCGACGCCGCGCAGCACGCCGTCCCGGTCGCAGCGATGGACGCCCTCGACCGCTGGGCCCTGCACCAAACGGCTACGCTAATTACCGAGTGCACCAAGGCCTACGACGCCTACGAGTTCCACCGCGTCTATCAGCTCTGCAACCAGTTCTGCTCGGTCACCCTGTCGGCCGTCTATCACGACATCCTGAAGGACCGCCTCTACACCCTCGGCGCCGCCCATCCGCTCCGCCGCTCGTCGCAGACCGCCATCGCCGCGATCTTCGAGGCACTGGTCAAGCTGCTCGCCCCCTTCCTCACTTTCACCGCCGACGAGGCTTGGAGCTTCGCCAAGACCGGCAAGGAATACTCCGACGACTCCATCCACCTGCAGGACTGGCCGCTAGCGCCATCTGAATGGACCAACCCGTCGCTCGCCGCCGAGTTCGATCAGCTGCTGAAGCTGCGCGCCAAGGCCACCGAGACTCTCGAACCGCTCCGCCAGGCCGGCTCGATCGGCAAGTCATTGGACGCTATTGTCACGATTCATCGGCAATCAGCCAATCCTACCCCTGATTCGGCACTCCTCGAAAAATACCTCTCCAAATTGCCTGAACTTTTCATCGTTTCTGATGTTTTGCTCTCCGAGACGACGAATCCCAATCTTGGCGAGTTAACCATCACAACTGCCACCGAGGCGGGCCTCACCCGCTGCCCGCGCTGCTGGCGCTGGGTCCCGAAAATCGTCTCCACCCCGCACGGAGAGGTTTGCCCTCGCTGTGCGGAAGCCCTTAACTCCTGA
- a CDS encoding STAS domain-containing protein, with the protein MSDSAQPVFLVDAYADPVVVRIEGRASFLNSAAVKEFFTAMVGQGKTRFAVDFKACASMDSTFLGVLAGAAIQLRKLNPPGSLTLVRVGERNLELIRNLGLHRLATVDTGGTVAEGAMNQLDARKLGEIENARLVLEAHENLVATDPENATKFQDVLAFLRNQLGSR; encoded by the coding sequence ATGTCCGACTCCGCCCAGCCCGTTTTCCTCGTCGATGCCTACGCCGATCCGGTCGTTGTGCGCATCGAGGGGCGGGCTTCTTTTCTGAACAGTGCGGCGGTGAAGGAATTCTTCACCGCCATGGTCGGGCAGGGGAAGACGCGCTTTGCGGTGGATTTCAAGGCCTGCGCCAGCATGGACAGCACCTTCCTTGGCGTGCTCGCCGGCGCGGCGATCCAGCTGCGCAAGCTGAACCCGCCCGGCTCGCTGACGCTCGTGCGGGTGGGGGAGCGCAACCTCGAACTCATTCGCAACCTCGGCCTCCACCGCCTCGCGACGGTGGACACCGGCGGCACCGTGGCGGAGGGCGCCATGAACCAACTCGACGCCCGCAAGCTGGGTGAGATCGAGAACGCCCGCCTCGTTTTGGAAGCGCATGAGAACCTCGTGGCCACCGATCCCGAGAACGCCACGAAGTTCCAGGATGTGCTGGCCTTCCTGCGCAACCAGCTCGGAAGCCGCTGA
- the trpB gene encoding tryptophan synthase subunit beta encodes MSATATPAPTQLPDAAGHFGPYGGVYVPETLMTALADLTAAYEHARQDPAFVAELKSHLKEFAGRPTELYYAGRLTEHCGGAKIYFKREDLLHTGAHKINNALGQAILAKRMGKQRIIAETGAGQHGVATAAVCAKFGLDCTVYMGAVDMERQALNVFRMRLMGAKVVAVEAGQKTLKDAVNEAMRDWVTNVRNTHYILGSALGAHPYPMMVRDFHRVIGQELKEQILAREKRLPDEIVACVGGGSNAIGVFFDFLQDSAVKLIGVEAGGHGIRRGEHAARFEGGKLGVLQGSKTYILQNPDGQIELTHSVSAGLDYAAIGPEHAYYRDAKRIDYAYATDDEVMESFQLCSRLEGIIPALESTHALVHGLKRAKALGKDKIVVVNLSGRGDKDVQQVQRLLSEQSNK; translated from the coding sequence ATGTCCGCCACCGCCACGCCCGCTCCCACACAGCTTCCCGATGCCGCCGGGCATTTTGGTCCCTATGGCGGGGTCTATGTTCCGGAGACACTGATGACGGCGCTGGCCGACCTGACGGCGGCCTATGAGCACGCGCGCCAGGATCCGGCTTTTGTCGCGGAACTGAAGTCGCACCTCAAGGAGTTCGCCGGTCGCCCGACTGAGTTGTATTATGCCGGCCGGTTGACCGAGCACTGCGGCGGCGCGAAGATCTATTTTAAGCGCGAGGACCTGCTCCACACGGGTGCGCACAAGATCAACAACGCCCTGGGCCAGGCGATCCTCGCCAAGCGCATGGGCAAGCAGCGCATCATCGCCGAGACCGGTGCCGGCCAGCACGGCGTGGCCACGGCGGCAGTTTGCGCGAAGTTTGGCCTCGACTGCACGGTTTACATGGGCGCGGTGGACATGGAGCGTCAGGCGCTGAACGTCTTCCGTATGCGGCTCATGGGCGCCAAGGTCGTTGCCGTCGAGGCCGGCCAAAAGACGCTCAAGGATGCGGTCAACGAGGCCATGCGTGACTGGGTGACCAACGTGCGCAACACCCACTACATCCTCGGCTCCGCGTTGGGCGCGCACCCGTATCCGATGATGGTACGCGATTTCCACCGTGTGATCGGGCAGGAATTAAAGGAGCAGATTCTCGCCCGGGAGAAGCGCCTGCCCGACGAAATCGTCGCCTGCGTGGGCGGCGGCAGCAACGCGATCGGCGTGTTCTTCGACTTTCTCCAGGACAGTGCCGTGAAGCTCATCGGCGTGGAGGCCGGCGGCCATGGCATCCGACGGGGCGAGCACGCGGCCCGCTTCGAGGGTGGGAAGCTGGGCGTGCTGCAAGGCAGCAAGACCTACATCCTCCAGAATCCCGACGGCCAGATCGAGCTAACGCACTCCGTGTCAGCGGGGCTCGACTACGCCGCCATCGGCCCGGAACACGCCTACTACCGCGACGCGAAGCGCATCGACTACGCCTACGCCACGGACGACGAAGTGATGGAATCTTTCCAGCTGTGTTCACGTCTGGAGGGCATCATCCCGGCCCTCGAATCCACGCACGCGCTCGTGCACGGCCTCAAGCGCGCCAAGGCCCTCGGCAAGGACAAGATCGTCGTGGTGAACCTTTCCGGTCGCGGCGACAAGGATGTGCAGCAAGTGCAAAGGCTCCTGTCGGAGCAAAGTAACAAGTAA
- a CDS encoding TraR/DksA family transcriptional regulator: protein MATSKKTTAKKKPVAAKPAPAKKPAAKAAPAKPTAPAKAPAPASAPAKSTSKAPMSSADIKRKLLERKPATSTRAIAFSLDEVREIAQKNEKQLESSAKTSKAATQAKTKAHDLAQLEKPHKPHHVKTASLSDILGFNPAKGKKAPTAMVDESEVPEKFRRYYRLLLELRSHVLQQLGEHTEETLLKSSKDDSGDLSGYGQHMADAGTDTFDRDFALSLVSNEQEALAEIEAAIKRVHAGTYGICEATQKPIAKERLLAVPFTRYSTEAKKQVERHSHRAIQRGGLFGDGTDEEGGKIADDSGGDEE, encoded by the coding sequence ATGGCCACGAGCAAGAAAACCACCGCCAAGAAGAAGCCTGTCGCAGCCAAACCGGCCCCGGCCAAAAAGCCCGCCGCCAAAGCCGCCCCGGCCAAACCGACCGCACCCGCCAAGGCCCCCGCGCCGGCGTCCGCTCCCGCCAAATCCACGTCCAAAGCACCCATGTCGTCCGCTGACATCAAGCGCAAGCTCCTCGAACGCAAACCCGCCACGTCCACCCGCGCCATCGCGTTCTCCCTCGATGAGGTGCGCGAGATCGCGCAGAAGAACGAGAAGCAGCTCGAGTCCTCGGCCAAGACCAGCAAGGCCGCCACGCAGGCCAAGACCAAGGCGCACGACCTCGCCCAGCTCGAGAAGCCGCACAAGCCGCACCATGTGAAAACCGCCTCGTTGTCGGACATCCTCGGCTTCAACCCGGCCAAGGGCAAGAAGGCGCCGACCGCCATGGTGGACGAGTCCGAGGTGCCCGAAAAATTCCGCCGCTATTACCGACTCCTGCTCGAATTGCGCAGCCATGTGCTCCAGCAGCTCGGCGAACACACCGAGGAGACCCTGCTCAAGTCGTCCAAGGACGACTCCGGCGACCTCTCTGGCTACGGCCAGCACATGGCCGACGCCGGCACCGACACCTTCGACCGCGACTTCGCCCTGTCTCTCGTCTCCAACGAGCAGGAGGCCCTCGCCGAAATCGAGGCCGCCATCAAGCGCGTCCACGCCGGCACCTACGGCATCTGCGAGGCCACCCAGAAGCCCATCGCCAAGGAGCGCCTGCTCGCCGTGCCTTTCACCCGCTACTCCACCGAGGCCAAGAAACAGGTTGAGCGCCACTCTCACCGCGCCATCCAGCGCGGCGGTCTTTTCGGCGACGGCACCGACGAGGAAGGCGGCAAGATCGCCGACGACAGCGGCGGCGACGAAGAATGA
- a CDS encoding four helix bundle protein codes for MARESNDLLRRTFVFAQCVRRLVNQLPRTISNIEDAKQLVRASGSVAANYLEAQEGLSRKDFFYRIKICRKEARESGLWLRLLELPRRST; via the coding sequence ATGGCCCGTGAATCCAATGACCTTCTCAGGCGAACCTTCGTGTTTGCCCAGTGCGTGAGGCGTTTGGTGAATCAACTGCCGCGAACCATATCGAACATCGAGGATGCGAAGCAGTTGGTTAGGGCATCCGGCTCGGTGGCTGCAAATTACCTGGAGGCGCAGGAGGGGCTGAGCCGGAAAGACTTCTTCTACAGGATCAAGATATGTCGCAAGGAGGCCCGTGAGTCAGGGCTCTGGCTGCGGCTGTTGGAATTGCCCAGAAGGTCGACGTGA
- a CDS encoding YicC/YloC family endoribonuclease, producing the protein MNSMTGYGRATAALGDQTLTVQVNSVNRKNLDLTMKLPAEWDGFEAAVGEAVRKVALRGKVHVAVEVTGKASGATDWDETAVEESLDQLAELAKRKGIKFEPSADLLWQIANSQRAAGGLPADDEAAGVVLKALGEALRGLAAMRAKEGEALLVDFLGRWEKLHAATEVIAQRAPGITTAYRDLLLQRLRQAGLELELNDERVLKEVALFADRCDITEEITRLRHHLGQLKELLRSKGEIGRKAEFILQEIGREIHTIGSKANDLAVSQKVIEFKNELERVREQMANVE; encoded by the coding sequence ATGAACAGCATGACCGGCTATGGCCGCGCCACTGCGGCGCTGGGTGACCAGACTCTCACCGTTCAGGTGAATTCCGTGAACCGGAAGAACCTGGATCTAACGATGAAACTGCCCGCCGAGTGGGATGGCTTTGAGGCGGCGGTTGGGGAGGCGGTTCGCAAGGTCGCCTTGCGCGGCAAGGTGCATGTGGCTGTCGAGGTGACGGGCAAAGCGTCCGGGGCCACCGACTGGGACGAGACGGCAGTCGAGGAGAGCCTGGACCAACTTGCGGAACTCGCCAAACGCAAGGGCATCAAATTCGAGCCCAGCGCCGACCTGCTCTGGCAGATCGCGAACAGTCAGCGTGCCGCCGGCGGCTTGCCGGCGGACGACGAGGCCGCGGGAGTCGTGCTCAAGGCGCTCGGCGAGGCCCTGCGGGGCCTGGCGGCCATGCGCGCGAAGGAGGGTGAGGCCCTTCTGGTGGATTTTCTCGGTCGCTGGGAGAAGCTGCATGCCGCGACCGAGGTGATCGCGCAGCGGGCCCCCGGTATCACGACCGCCTACCGCGATCTGCTGCTGCAGCGGCTGCGGCAGGCCGGGCTGGAACTGGAGCTGAACGACGAGCGCGTGCTCAAGGAAGTGGCGCTGTTCGCCGACCGTTGCGACATCACCGAAGAAATCACCCGGCTGCGGCACCATTTGGGGCAGCTCAAGGAGCTATTGCGCAGCAAGGGCGAGATCGGCCGCAAGGCGGAGTTCATTCTCCAGGAGATCGGGCGCGAGATCCATACCATCGGCAGCAAGGCCAACGACCTCGCGGTTTCGCAGAAGGTGATCGAGTTCAAGAACGAGCTCGAGCGCGTCCGGGAGCAGATGGCGAACGTGGAGTGA
- the lspA gene encoding signal peptidase II: MKPESQTPGPTGEPASGDSGQSKSGHQRSKIQRIWAYRHLWIVGVLVFAADQITKQMIADRLPFGSYGTFAQIEVIPGFFNLVHVGNTGAAWSMFTGQSLWLAVLAIVTLGAMFWWRHTLGLQYRAAQPAFGLLVGGVVGNIVDRLAHGHVIDFLDFHFGGYVFPTFNVADSGICVGVFWYILWSLRQPAEPAAAK, from the coding sequence TTGAAGCCTGAATCCCAGACTCCCGGACCGACGGGCGAGCCTGCTTCCGGCGATTCCGGCCAATCGAAATCCGGGCATCAAAGATCAAAAATTCAGCGGATCTGGGCGTATCGCCACCTCTGGATTGTCGGCGTGCTGGTTTTCGCTGCCGACCAGATCACCAAGCAGATGATCGCCGACCGCCTGCCCTTTGGCAGCTACGGCACGTTTGCGCAGATCGAGGTGATTCCCGGCTTCTTCAACCTCGTCCATGTGGGCAACACCGGCGCGGCATGGAGCATGTTCACCGGTCAAAGCCTCTGGCTCGCGGTGCTGGCGATCGTGACCCTCGGGGCGATGTTCTGGTGGCGGCACACGCTGGGCCTGCAATACCGGGCCGCTCAGCCCGCCTTCGGCCTGCTCGTCGGCGGCGTCGTCGGCAACATCGTGGACCGGCTCGCCCACGGCCACGTCATCGATTTCCTCGACTTCCACTTCGGCGGCTACGTCTTCCCCACCTTCAACGTCGCCGACAGCGGCATCTGCGTGGGCGTGTTCTGGTATATCCTCTGGTCGTTGCGGCAACCGGCCGAGCCGGCTGCCGCAAAGTAA